A single genomic interval of Chryseobacterium paludis harbors:
- a CDS encoding OmpH family outer membrane protein yields MKNFKIAVIFGLFLLFGFTNAQKIGVIDTRAILDKMPQYKEAEARLNAQIDTWKSELLAIQTEYAKKKSALDNERVLLVGDQLKQREKEVADLDKNIKTTTSLRFGNNGEVSQLKKNLAVPFEEQIHNAVMTVSEKNGLGTIIDKKDSNVLYHEKKFDYTEKVLDILLNRTPEPEKKDSPTKKSKR; encoded by the coding sequence ATGAAAAATTTTAAAATTGCGGTTATATTTGGATTATTCTTACTTTTTGGCTTTACTAATGCCCAGAAGATAGGGGTTATAGACACCAGAGCAATATTGGATAAAATGCCTCAATATAAAGAAGCTGAAGCGAGACTTAACGCACAGATAGATACCTGGAAGTCTGAACTTCTGGCTATACAGACGGAATATGCAAAGAAGAAATCAGCTTTGGATAACGAAAGAGTATTATTAGTAGGAGATCAGCTAAAGCAGAGAGAAAAAGAAGTAGCTGATTTGGATAAAAATATTAAAACCACTACCAGCTTAAGATTCGGAAATAATGGTGAAGTCAGTCAACTGAAAAAAAACCTGGCTGTACCTTTTGAGGAGCAGATACACAATGCTGTTATGACAGTTTCTGAAAAAAACGGATTGGGAACCATTATCGATAAAAAAGACAGTAATGTCCTTTACCATGAGAAGAAATTCGATTATACAGAAAAAGTATTGGATATTCTCTTAAATAGAACACCTGAACCTGAAAAAAAGGATAGCCCGACTAAAAAAAGTAAAAGATAA
- a CDS encoding MarR family winged helix-turn-helix transcriptional regulator, translating to MSEKQNNISELALELGLAMGEMKNRLRQKIQTKVNEYDPDLSFELIEILGLLSRNDGINQQEISNKISKDKSSVTYLINNLVKRELVERVEYTNDRRNKQIFLTVKGKEIVEIVYPWALELYKKAADDISKDAIKNALFLVKKMTANLE from the coding sequence ATGTCTGAAAAACAAAATAACATATCCGAATTAGCTTTAGAACTAGGTCTGGCAATGGGTGAAATGAAAAATCGTCTACGGCAAAAGATCCAAACGAAAGTTAATGAATATGACCCTGATCTTTCTTTTGAACTTATTGAAATACTTGGCCTACTTTCCCGTAATGACGGAATAAACCAACAGGAAATAAGTAATAAAATAAGCAAGGATAAATCAAGCGTAACCTACCTGATTAACAATCTTGTAAAAAGGGAGTTAGTTGAAAGAGTGGAATATACAAATGACCGAAGAAACAAACAGATCTTCCTTACTGTAAAAGGAAAGGAAATTGTAGAAATCGTTTATCCCTGGGCATTGGAACTTTATAAAAAAGCGGCTGATGATATTAGTAAAGATGCTATAAAAAATGCACTTTTCCTAGTAAAAAAAATGACAGCGAATCTCGAATAA
- a CDS encoding sensor histidine kinase, whose translation MPKNILLILLFIFFKVSSQKYNIQLYNTDNGLPQNSVKDIIKDKYGFIWLTTENGIVRYDGAKFLVYKNFPLNSQRFTFFSGNTDKDSIFTAGDYGRVILIHKKFPKVTAPSKRFPNLILKDNINYFLYGSNYSYSKSPGVYFYMNFKDGRYYIKENNLTFIDFHSKNEENLKIRSIYKNIPRIFTIDEDLFYIDFSSKKVLKIKKGKIIDSYDAPLLTDIHSKVFWSRINNQVLIQNKNIFYSCTYENEQLKISKIIQIDKVKGDSFISVYYDQFYKRLYLGGSTEGLQIINFSDFVTIKRPPLKPESVFYATLPYDSSSVMNTYGEIYNRNGIVKNKNFRNTVPFFMAYDPSGNIIVRKDDDLNIYTETTSYTDYTTVKDFSLKDFFFDGEKYYVLRSKPKKNGTPDFSGVFEIYRDRSFRSLKKRFLFDNEPTKLIPLDQNNILVGTIKGLYRIQTETNRIYNITGDKELSIRSIIKSKDGNFWVTTLGKGFYLLRNNRLIKMPYDLNNNISSSHTILEDMKGFFWIPTNNGLYRVLESQLLQYAQNKSSKVNYYRFSKDSGFNTNEFNGGSNVCGNQLDNGDFVIPSLNGLVFFNPLKIRSYYPKNIYIERALIDNKEQCFKNDLHLEQKSNRIDLFIDVPYYANPDNIVIEAKIMGIQNAKWESIGKDRKFSISNLGYGKYSLIAKMLVSDDGKYIYKKINIIIQPYFYQTLWFKILTFSMFLLLLFLLVKWRINFLQKKNHDLEEIINIRTKSLSTTVEKLEITKTQLHKEIEQQKKLIGTITHDITTPVKFIALTAKEILSQKEFDQQRTEKILDSIYKSSDQLYNFTVTLKEYADIYSHYRSDKTEVYSLYKLIEEKKVLFHAIAENNNTSISNLVEENIMTQISKNILAAIVHNLLDNAVKYTKNGEITIDSHMDDRNIILRISDTGIGMDEQKIKYYTRLQNNIESEKLLLQKYGMGLHLVLQLLQMIESKIIFKKNDSGGTSCQLILKNKKDD comes from the coding sequence TTGCCTAAAAATATACTTTTAATCCTCTTATTCATCTTTTTCAAAGTCAGCAGTCAGAAATATAACATTCAGTTATATAATACTGATAATGGGCTTCCACAAAACAGCGTTAAGGATATTATAAAAGATAAGTATGGATTTATATGGTTGACCACCGAAAACGGAATTGTAAGATATGATGGTGCTAAATTCCTGGTCTATAAAAACTTCCCATTAAACAGTCAGCGTTTTACCTTTTTCTCTGGAAACACGGATAAAGACAGTATTTTTACTGCCGGAGATTATGGAAGAGTTATACTTATACACAAAAAATTTCCAAAAGTCACTGCTCCATCAAAACGGTTTCCTAATTTGATACTTAAAGATAATATCAATTACTTTTTGTATGGTTCTAATTATAGTTACTCAAAATCTCCAGGTGTATATTTTTATATGAATTTTAAAGATGGGAGATACTACATAAAGGAAAATAATTTAACATTTATTGACTTCCACTCAAAAAATGAAGAAAATCTAAAGATCAGATCTATCTACAAAAATATACCTAGAATTTTCACTATAGATGAAGACTTATTTTATATAGACTTCAGTTCAAAAAAGGTACTTAAAATAAAAAAAGGAAAGATTATAGATTCATATGATGCGCCACTATTAACTGATATTCATAGTAAAGTTTTCTGGAGCAGAATAAATAACCAGGTTCTGATTCAAAACAAAAATATTTTCTATAGCTGCACTTATGAAAATGAGCAGCTAAAAATATCTAAGATCATTCAGATAGATAAAGTAAAAGGTGACAGTTTTATTAGTGTTTACTATGACCAATTTTACAAAAGGCTTTATCTTGGAGGAAGTACGGAAGGTTTACAAATTATAAATTTTTCAGATTTCGTTACCATAAAAAGACCACCATTAAAACCAGAGTCGGTTTTTTATGCTACTTTACCTTATGACAGCTCTTCGGTCATGAATACATATGGAGAGATCTATAATCGAAATGGCATTGTAAAAAACAAAAATTTCAGAAACACGGTTCCTTTTTTTATGGCGTATGATCCATCTGGAAATATTATAGTAAGAAAGGATGACGATTTAAACATATATACAGAAACAACATCCTATACCGATTACACTACTGTAAAAGATTTTTCTTTAAAGGACTTTTTCTTTGACGGGGAAAAATATTATGTATTACGTTCAAAACCAAAAAAAAATGGCACTCCCGACTTTAGCGGCGTATTTGAAATATACAGAGATCGGTCATTCAGATCTTTAAAAAAGAGATTTTTATTTGATAATGAACCGACAAAATTAATACCACTTGATCAGAACAATATCTTAGTCGGTACTATAAAAGGATTATACAGGATACAGACAGAAACAAACAGAATATACAACATTACCGGAGATAAGGAATTATCAATCCGTAGTATTATAAAATCAAAAGACGGTAATTTCTGGGTCACTACTTTAGGAAAGGGGTTTTATTTATTAAGAAATAACCGGCTAATTAAAATGCCTTATGATCTTAATAATAACATTTCTTCTTCTCATACTATTTTGGAAGATATGAAAGGTTTTTTTTGGATTCCTACCAATAATGGATTATACAGGGTTTTAGAAAGTCAGCTATTGCAATATGCTCAAAATAAAAGCTCTAAAGTAAATTATTATAGATTTTCAAAAGATTCAGGTTTCAATACCAATGAATTTAATGGCGGCAGTAATGTATGTGGTAATCAATTAGACAATGGTGATTTTGTCATTCCTTCTTTGAATGGTCTTGTTTTTTTTAATCCATTAAAGATCCGAAGTTATTATCCGAAGAATATATACATCGAAAGAGCTCTGATTGATAATAAGGAGCAATGCTTTAAAAATGATCTGCATCTGGAGCAAAAATCTAACAGGATCGATCTATTTATCGATGTCCCCTATTATGCTAATCCTGACAATATTGTTATAGAAGCAAAAATAATGGGCATACAAAATGCAAAATGGGAATCTATCGGAAAAGACAGAAAATTTTCTATTTCCAATCTTGGATACGGAAAATATTCACTGATTGCAAAAATGCTTGTTTCTGATGATGGAAAATACATTTATAAAAAAATTAATATAATTATCCAGCCTTATTTTTACCAGACGCTATGGTTTAAGATTCTTACTTTTTCAATGTTCTTACTCCTATTATTCCTTTTGGTAAAATGGAGAATCAATTTTCTACAAAAGAAAAATCATGATCTGGAAGAAATTATTAATATCCGTACTAAAAGCCTTTCTACGACTGTAGAAAAATTAGAAATAACAAAAACACAGCTTCATAAGGAAATTGAACAACAAAAAAAACTCATCGGTACAATTACCCATGACATAACAACTCCGGTAAAATTCATTGCCCTAACAGCAAAGGAAATACTGAGTCAAAAAGAATTCGATCAACAGAGGACTGAAAAAATACTTGATTCCATTTACAAGTCATCAGATCAACTGTACAATTTTACAGTCACATTAAAAGAATATGCAGATATATACAGTCATTACCGATCAGATAAAACAGAGGTCTATTCTTTATATAAGCTAATTGAAGAAAAAAAAGTGCTTTTCCATGCCATAGCCGAAAATAATAACACATCTATTAGCAATCTTGTTGAAGAGAATATAATGACACAGATCAGTAAAAATATACTTGCTGCCATTGTTCACAATCTTTTAGATAATGCGGTGAAATACACAAAAAATGGTGAGATAACAATAGATAGCCATATGGATGATAGGAATATTATTTTACGTATAAGTGACACTGGCATCGGAATGGACGAGCAAAAAATAAAATACTATACAAGGCTACAGAATAATATTGAAAGTGAAAAATTGTTACTTCAAAAATATGGCATGGGCCTGCATCTGGTACTGCAATTATTACAAATGATAGAAAGTAAAATTATCTTCAAAAAAAATGACTCCGGTGGAACCTCCTGCCAATTGATTTTAAAAAATAAAAAAGATGATTAG
- a CDS encoding sulfatase-like hydrolase/transferase, translating to MKTKFFLIFMLFAQLAGAQNTKTKNIVLISIDGYRWQEIFKGADSSLLQNKKFRQQDSTEVYKKFWAETEDERRKKLMPFFWNVISKKGQLYGNRNLSSPVNVKNKYWFSYPGRSETVTGFYDEKINSNSYPNNPNENVLEFINKQKDYQGKVVIIAGWDAVSKIVNRDRNHMPVINPFENAEGKNLTEAQKLANEIQNYLPNYFGRSVRWDVGTYAIAKTYIAANHPKMVYIDFADPDDLGHAGQYDYYLDSAHYLDAMIGNLWAAMQADPFYKDNTTFIICPDHGRGLESQWTSHGSSSEHSNETWLIALGPDTPPSGEMKNTSQIYQDQIAQTIASLLGFTFKANHSVGEPIKSVVGK from the coding sequence ATGAAAACTAAATTTTTCCTGATATTCATGCTGTTTGCACAATTGGCCGGTGCGCAAAATACAAAAACCAAGAATATCGTATTGATTTCTATTGATGGTTACCGCTGGCAGGAAATCTTTAAAGGAGCTGATTCTTCTCTTTTACAAAATAAAAAATTCCGTCAGCAGGATTCTACTGAGGTGTATAAAAAATTCTGGGCTGAAACAGAAGATGAACGTAGAAAAAAATTAATGCCTTTCTTCTGGAATGTAATTTCAAAAAAAGGACAATTATATGGCAACAGGAACCTAAGCAGCCCGGTGAATGTAAAAAATAAATACTGGTTCTCTTACCCCGGAAGAAGTGAAACAGTAACCGGTTTTTATGATGAAAAGATAAATTCTAATTCATATCCAAATAACCCGAACGAAAATGTACTGGAGTTTATAAATAAACAGAAAGACTATCAGGGTAAGGTAGTTATAATTGCTGGCTGGGATGCTGTATCAAAAATTGTAAACCGTGATCGGAATCATATGCCTGTAATCAATCCGTTTGAAAATGCAGAAGGTAAAAACCTAACTGAAGCCCAGAAACTGGCTAATGAAATACAAAATTACCTTCCTAATTATTTTGGCAGATCTGTACGTTGGGACGTGGGTACTTATGCTATTGCTAAAACATATATTGCCGCCAATCATCCTAAAATGGTTTATATTGATTTCGCTGATCCTGACGATCTTGGCCATGCTGGACAATATGATTACTATTTGGATTCCGCACATTATCTGGATGCTATGATTGGAAATCTCTGGGCGGCAATGCAGGCGGATCCTTTTTATAAAGACAATACCACTTTTATTATTTGTCCCGACCATGGAAGAGGTTTAGAAAGTCAGTGGACAAGTCATGGATCATCATCAGAGCATTCTAACGAAACATGGTTGATTGCACTAGGACCTGATACTCCCCCATCGGGAGAAATGAAAAATACTTCACAGATCTATCAGGATCAGATTGCTCAAACCATTGCCAGTTTACTTGGATTTACTTTTAAGGCTAATCATTCCGTTGGGGAGCCTATAAAATCTGTTGTTGGAAAATAA
- a CDS encoding mercuric reductase: MEKFDVIIIGSGQAGTPLAKRLSKEGKRIALVESDFVGGTCVNYGCTPTKTLVGSAKVIFQSQNATKYGITLNNNAPDFQLINQQKNKVVTHSREGLEKSLFEDPNINFFHGKGSFSGHKQIRVEFADSSDIFITASLIFINTGTRDRIPEIKGLTGVNYLTSKTLLTLEHLPKKLLIIGGGYVALEFSQIFSRLGSQVTIIEQSAKLLPKEDDDVGSMITQILTAEGVKIITDAVVNSVSSNADESIQIELSSGEKPFTISGTHVLVATGRVPNTETLNLSKSNIPIDGRGFIPVNDYLETTEAGIYALGDVKGGPAFTHVSYHDYLVVADHLFGKKTSTIRDRLIPYCVFIDPELGRIGITEKEARERNLNFSVAKMDASSIARAVETDETIGFVKAIVDHNTKKILGVAALCAGGGEFMSILQIAMLGGLTYDQLRDTMFAHPTYAEAINNLFNPAHLKPGISS; encoded by the coding sequence ATGGAAAAATTTGACGTAATTATTATTGGTTCAGGACAGGCAGGAACTCCACTTGCAAAAAGGTTATCTAAAGAAGGTAAGCGTATTGCACTTGTCGAGTCAGATTTTGTTGGTGGGACATGTGTGAACTACGGATGTACACCCACCAAGACATTAGTAGGATCAGCCAAAGTCATCTTTCAGTCCCAAAATGCCACAAAATATGGCATTACATTAAATAATAATGCACCCGATTTTCAACTAATTAATCAGCAGAAGAACAAGGTTGTAACTCATTCCCGGGAAGGTTTGGAAAAATCACTTTTTGAAGATCCCAATATTAATTTTTTTCATGGAAAAGGTAGCTTTTCAGGACATAAACAGATACGAGTAGAATTTGCAGATTCAAGTGATATTTTTATTACAGCATCGTTGATATTTATTAATACGGGAACAAGAGACCGGATTCCTGAAATAAAGGGATTAACAGGCGTAAATTACCTTACATCAAAGACTCTTTTAACCCTTGAACACCTGCCCAAAAAGTTACTTATTATTGGAGGTGGTTATGTTGCGCTTGAATTTTCACAGATTTTCAGTCGATTGGGCAGTCAGGTCACGATTATAGAGCAGTCAGCCAAATTATTACCTAAAGAAGATGATGATGTTGGATCTATGATCACACAGATTCTTACAGCAGAAGGGGTAAAAATTATCACGGATGCAGTGGTTAATAGTGTATCCTCAAATGCAGATGAATCCATTCAAATAGAACTGTCATCAGGAGAGAAACCTTTTACAATATCAGGCACCCACGTTTTAGTCGCTACCGGTAGAGTACCCAATACTGAAACACTCAATCTATCAAAATCAAATATTCCAATTGACGGAAGGGGATTTATTCCTGTTAACGATTATCTGGAAACAACGGAAGCGGGCATCTATGCTCTTGGAGATGTAAAGGGTGGACCTGCATTTACTCACGTGTCATATCATGACTATCTTGTTGTGGCCGACCATTTATTTGGCAAAAAAACTTCTACTATTCGCGATCGATTGATTCCCTACTGTGTTTTTATTGATCCTGAGCTTGGAAGAATTGGGATCACGGAAAAAGAAGCCCGTGAAAGAAATCTGAATTTTTCTGTAGCTAAAATGGATGCATCCTCTATAGCAAGGGCTGTAGAAACTGACGAAACAATAGGTTTCGTAAAGGCGATTGTGGACCATAATACTAAGAAGATTTTGGGAGTTGCAGCACTATGTGCGGGAGGTGGTGAGTTCATGTCTATATTGCAGATCGCTATGTTGGGCGGGTTGACTTATGACCAATTACGCGATACCATGTTCGCCCATCCTACCTATGCCGAGGCAATTAACAATCTCTTTAATCCAGCCCATCTAAAACCAGGCATTTCATCATGA
- a CDS encoding response regulator transcription factor, translated as MIRNILIADDHHVVLTGTSLILESRIPNIAIDQAEDYPEALDKISKQKYDLIILDINMPETKNKKMIPEIKELDPDIKILIFSAYEEEIAVQYIKEGANGYLSKLSKVDEISEAVNRIFSEGYYYPSSIVHQLLKFSPLDSIKNLSEREYEIFILMVKGYGNLEISNELNIQMSTISTYKKRIHNKLKTNHLADLIKLYQTYIS; from the coding sequence ATGATTAGAAACATTCTTATAGCTGATGATCACCATGTCGTACTAACAGGAACAAGCCTGATACTGGAATCAAGGATACCCAATATAGCAATTGATCAGGCCGAAGACTATCCGGAAGCTTTAGATAAGATCTCAAAACAAAAATACGATCTTATTATTTTGGATATCAATATGCCAGAGACTAAAAATAAAAAAATGATCCCTGAAATTAAAGAGCTTGATCCCGATATAAAAATTCTTATATTCTCAGCCTATGAGGAAGAAATAGCGGTACAATATATAAAAGAAGGAGCCAATGGATATCTTAGTAAGCTGAGTAAAGTTGATGAGATTTCAGAAGCAGTGAATAGAATATTTTCAGAAGGCTACTATTATCCATCCAGTATTGTCCACCAACTATTAAAGTTTTCCCCTTTAGATTCTATAAAAAATCTCTCAGAAAGGGAATATGAAATTTTTATTCTCATGGTAAAGGGATATGGGAATTTAGAAATCTCAAATGAACTGAATATTCAGATGAGTACAATCAGTACTTACAAAAAAAGAATCCATAACAAGCTAAAAACCAACCACCTTGCTGACCTGATTAAGCTTTACCAAACCTATATATCCTAG
- a CDS encoding TetR/AcrR family transcriptional regulator, with the protein MRIKDTDKRELIQTEAIKMIIKDGLEGFSMNKLAKACKISVATPYIYYKDRDDLILTIAKEVGQKMSDAILKDFDPDAHFEEGLRVQWKNRYSYITTNQDKHLFFEQLRNSSYQEEFLHHFLRGFKEILGRFLENAVKRGELDQMPFEVYWSVAFSPMYSLARFHNEGKSLGGKVFKMTDEILWQTFDLVVKALKKT; encoded by the coding sequence ATGCGCATAAAAGACACTGATAAAAGGGAACTGATTCAGACAGAAGCAATTAAGATGATCATAAAAGATGGATTGGAAGGATTCAGTATGAACAAGCTGGCTAAAGCCTGCAAAATTTCTGTTGCAACTCCCTACATCTATTACAAAGACAGGGACGATTTAATTTTAACGATTGCGAAAGAAGTAGGGCAAAAAATGTCTGATGCCATTCTTAAAGATTTTGATCCGGACGCACATTTTGAAGAAGGGTTGAGAGTCCAATGGAAAAACCGATATAGTTATATAACAACAAATCAGGATAAACATCTGTTCTTTGAACAATTGAGAAATTCAAGTTATCAGGAAGAATTTCTTCATCATTTTTTACGCGGATTTAAGGAAATTCTAGGAAGGTTTTTAGAAAATGCTGTTAAGAGAGGTGAATTAGACCAGATGCCTTTTGAAGTGTACTGGTCGGTTGCTTTTTCGCCTATGTACTCTTTAGCACGTTTTCATAACGAAGGAAAAAGCCTTGGTGGAAAAGTGTTTAAAATGACTGATGAGATTTTATGGCAAACATTTGATCTGGTAGTCAAGGCGCTTAAGAAGACCTAA
- a CDS encoding NADPH-dependent FMN reductase → MKRIFVINGSASNTSANQRLIDNFAILTKDFFNLKVFNALKALPHFDPELSIDKTPKAILDFRQEIETADGILICTPEYVFSIPSGLKNAIEWCVVTTILSEKPTGLITASASGEKGHEELQLIMNTLMAKFTTDTTLLIQGIKGKINEQGDITDSLTKTDLERFVSAFEKLVS, encoded by the coding sequence ATGAAAAGAATTTTTGTAATAAACGGTAGTGCAAGCAATACCTCAGCAAATCAGAGGCTTATAGATAATTTCGCGATTCTGACAAAAGATTTTTTTAATCTAAAAGTTTTTAATGCACTTAAGGCACTTCCGCATTTTGACCCTGAACTTTCCATAGATAAGACACCAAAGGCAATCTTAGATTTCAGACAAGAAATTGAAACCGCAGATGGAATTTTAATCTGTACGCCTGAATATGTTTTCAGCATTCCAAGCGGACTTAAAAATGCTATTGAATGGTGTGTAGTGACAACAATATTATCTGAAAAACCCACAGGACTTATTACAGCTTCTGCAAGTGGTGAAAAAGGACATGAAGAATTACAGCTGATAATGAATACTTTAATGGCAAAATTCACTACTGATACGACACTTTTAATTCAGGGTATAAAAGGAAAAATAAATGAACAGGGAGATATAACCGATAGCCTAACTAAAACTGATCTGGAAAGATTTGTCAGTGCATTTGAGAAACTTGTTTCCTGA
- a CDS encoding universal stress protein has protein sequence MRTILVPVDFTSTTENAVKLAAEWAKQYQYTHIILLKTSQESEFDYLHISEGHVLVNEENVNSLIESTEQLLNNLVDIIVEKAPDLKVLKAVSEWTLTRSIHDLVKNQPSIELLILGSDDKASSSDSFVSENIISIARTSPVKALIVPNGYIYSTIKNILIPCDVNGITKLDRLFHHKSVIEKQDVRLMFLNITKEGADGDDDKKKELEEYIRQYLTKIPSSIHYYNDENIINGILTFAASNETDLIIALPGRHSFLYYLANRSISEGIYQNVNQPVLILK, from the coding sequence ATGAGAACCATACTTGTACCGGTTGACTTTACATCAACTACCGAAAATGCAGTAAAGCTTGCTGCAGAATGGGCAAAACAATATCAATACACCCATATTATTCTTTTAAAAACCTCACAGGAATCTGAATTCGACTACCTGCATATCTCAGAAGGACATGTATTAGTTAATGAGGAAAATGTAAATAGCCTGATCGAAAGTACAGAACAACTCCTTAATAACTTAGTGGATATCATAGTTGAAAAAGCACCTGATTTAAAAGTTTTAAAAGCCGTAAGTGAATGGACACTGACCAGAAGTATCCATGATCTTGTAAAGAATCAGCCTTCTATAGAACTTCTTATTTTGGGAAGTGATGATAAGGCCTCTTCCAGTGACAGTTTTGTTTCAGAGAATATTATTAGCATTGCCAGAACAAGTCCTGTCAAGGCCTTAATAGTTCCTAATGGCTATATATACAGTACAATAAAAAACATCCTGATTCCATGCGATGTAAATGGTATAACAAAATTAGACCGGTTATTTCATCACAAATCCGTTATTGAAAAACAGGATGTTCGGCTGATGTTTTTAAATATTACAAAAGAAGGAGCTGATGGTGATGATGATAAAAAGAAAGAGCTCGAAGAATATATCCGTCAATATCTTACTAAAATCCCTAGCAGTATTCATTATTATAATGATGAAAATATCATCAACGGAATCCTGACTTTCGCAGCATCTAATGAAACGGATCTGATCATTGCTTTACCGGGAAGACATAGTTTCCTGTATTATCTGGCAAACAGGAGTATTTCTGAGGGAATTTATCAAAATGTCAACCAGCCAGTTTTGATATTAAAGTAA
- a CDS encoding MFS transporter, whose amino-acid sequence MEKQQPLPFTGYQKFVIFILAITQFTVILDFMVMSPLGDMLMKSLSLKPSAFGFAVSAYAFSAGISGLLTAGFADRFDRKKLLLFFYIGFIAGTIFCGMAQSYPVLVAARIITGLFGGVIGSISMAIITDLFALQQRGRVMGFIQMGFGGSQVLGVPIGLYLANQWGWEAPFWMVAALSIIIAVLIFMKLQPVVKHLSVQRDKSAFQHLWHTIAKGNYRVGFTATALLSIGGFMMMPFGSAFAINNLGLTNEQLPMLFMVSGVSSLVIMPLIGKLSDKIDKFKIFAVASLWMVVMCVLYTNLSITPLWLVMIFNILMMIGIMSRMIPSSALTSAIPDLQDRGAFMSINSSLQQIAGGVAAAVAGVIVTQKSKGAPLEHYDIVGYVIVVISFISIFLMWRVSNLAKKKAAADMTSVEEPVVPLAE is encoded by the coding sequence ATGGAAAAACAACAACCTTTGCCCTTTACGGGCTATCAAAAGTTTGTCATATTTATTTTAGCTATTACGCAGTTTACGGTAATATTAGATTTTATGGTGATGTCTCCGCTTGGCGACATGCTGATGAAATCACTTAGTCTTAAACCGTCGGCTTTTGGTTTTGCGGTTTCAGCTTATGCTTTCAGCGCAGGTATCTCAGGTTTGCTAACTGCGGGCTTTGCCGATAGGTTTGACCGGAAGAAGCTTTTACTTTTCTTTTACATCGGATTTATAGCTGGAACCATCTTTTGTGGAATGGCACAATCTTATCCGGTATTAGTTGCTGCCAGAATCATTACCGGTCTTTTTGGTGGAGTAATAGGTTCTATTTCTATGGCCATTATTACCGATTTATTCGCCCTTCAGCAGAGGGGTAGAGTGATGGGATTTATTCAGATGGGATTTGGTGGCAGCCAGGTTTTGGGTGTACCTATTGGTCTTTATTTAGCTAATCAGTGGGGTTGGGAGGCTCCTTTCTGGATGGTAGCAGCTTTGAGTATCATTATTGCTGTTTTAATTTTTATGAAACTGCAGCCTGTAGTAAAACATCTTTCTGTACAAAGGGATAAATCTGCCTTCCAGCATTTATGGCATACCATTGCAAAAGGCAATTACCGGGTAGGTTTTACAGCAACAGCTTTACTTTCCATTGGTGGTTTTATGATGATGCCTTTTGGAAGTGCCTTTGCGATCAATAATCTGGGGCTTACAAACGAGCAACTTCCTATGTTATTTATGGTGTCCGGGGTAAGCTCACTCGTGATCATGCCATTAATAGGAAAATTAAGTGATAAGATCGATAAGTTTAAAATATTTGCCGTTGCCTCTTTGTGGATGGTGGTCATGTGTGTGCTGTATACCAATTTATCTATAACACCGCTATGGTTGGTTATGATATTCAATATCCTGATGATGATCGGAATTATGAGTAGGATGATTCCTTCTTCAGCTCTGACAAGTGCCATACCGGATTTACAGGATAGGGGAGCTTTTATGAGTATCAACTCTTCATTACAACAAATTGCAGGTGGAGTTGCAGCAGCTGTTGCTGGTGTCATTGTTACCCAAAAAAGCAAAGGAGCACCTCTAGAACATTATGATATAGTTGGTTATGTGATTGTTGTCATCTCTTTTATCAGTATATTTTTAATGTGGCGGGTTAGCAATTTAGCTAAAAAAAAGGCAGCTGCTGACATGACTTCCGTTGAAGAGCCTGTTGTCCCTTTAGCAGAGTAA